A single region of the Bicyclus anynana chromosome 16, ilBicAnyn1.1, whole genome shotgun sequence genome encodes:
- the LOC112055452 gene encoding rho GTPase-activating protein 4-like isoform X2: protein MFHCIVQPRRDWGSAELGDAFPDIRAQLAEQSRVLEARAEAAAGVAAELSDYCRRRADVEHDYARALDKLARAAAARRDPRREPAPCAARAAWAAALDHARALARDHAALADLYAGPLAARLQRAADDVLRLHRRCRDVLLERHDELAAALADAAALAKAHAAHAADWRQAAGKLRSAHQAREALAAADPPRPKKLKALDKELDKRRARHGEARARALRARADYALGLEAANATLQRYYLDDVADVMLCTEVGFEAVVGRAVRGAGAAEGACADAGRAAAAALLAAADALDALADRQRLVAAHPAAFAPPRPLPYAGEPPAEQDRALAELLGDAAPPEDAAGEAHARDLRQRLAQLEASARALRAECREAAKTLDAAEAELVRQMEGPDAAWAAGAPADEDEAPRRAQEDYYLQKFRCYVSCAGRLARLEGKAAAARERLGAGARAPPSPPRRAGAGRRGHFAAPLDERLPGVLTACVRVIATYGLRHQGVFRVSGSQVEMAALRAAFERGQDPLAGVRDASDINSVCGLLKLYLRELRPPLLPPQLQERLLRVAALPDDAAFARRLRDTLAALPLPQLLVLRYLFAFLAHLAEHAQHNMMDEWNLAICLGPTLLAAWGEGGAQVAAQNLVNELVKRTIQHHLDVFPQDIAPHALYRRPPPPADEPDAPALAPAPEPDAPDAPDAPEDEARDLSLYDEDEDDDEEDDDEHVVSDIDGEGEGEGADALAGAAADAPPAADAADAHAAGAAYRRPPVVDSRLDSTPDLVLDLPARPDARADARADARADARADALAADTFAHNRDTLKKRPAHRSAGESGDEAGGAGGGAGGSPVPARNTLRVAAKFAELTLTGGSLKPALAAKPALLRRPTPHPQHAPPARAPAAAPAPAPADRP from the exons ATGTTCCACTGCATAGTGCAGCCGCGCCGCGACTGGGGCTCGGCCGAGCTCGGTGATGCGTTCCCCG ACATCCGCGCGCAGCTGGCGGAGCAGTCGCGCGTGCTGGAGGCGCGCGCCGAGGCGGCGGCGGGCGTGGCGGCCGAGCTGTCGGACTACTGCCGGCGCCGCGCCGACGTCGAGCACGACTACGCGCGCGCGCTCGACAAGCtggcccgcgccgccgccgcgcgccgcgacCCGCGCCGCGAGCCCGCGCCctgcgccgcgcgcgccgcctggGCCGCCGCGCTCGACCACGCGCGCGCGCTGGCCCGCGACCACGCCGCGCTCGCCGACCTGTACGCCGGCCCGCTGGCCGCGCGCCTGCAGCGCGCCGCCGACGACGTGCTGCGCCTGCACCGCCGCTGCCGCGACGTGCTGCTCGAGCGCCACGACGAGCTGGCCGCCGCGCTGGCCGACGCCGCCGCGCTGGCCAAGGCGCACGCGGCGCACGCGGCCGACTGGCGCCAGGCCGCCGGCAAGCTGCGCAGCGCGCACCAGGCGCGCGAGGCGCTCGCCGCCGCCGACCCGCCGCGCCCCAAGAAGCTCAAGGCGCTGGACAAGGAGCTGGACAAGCGCCGCGCGCGCCACGGCGAGGCGCGCGCCCGGGCGCTGCGCGCGCGCGCCGACTACGCGCTCGGCCTGGAGGCGGCCAACGCCACGCTGCAGCGCTACTACCTGGACGACGTGGCCGACGTCATGCTGTGCACCGAGGTCGGCTTCGAGGCGGTGGTGGGGCGCGCGgtgcgcggcgcgggcgcggccgaGGGCGCCTGCGCCGACGCCGGCCGCGCTGCCGCCGCCGCGCTGCTGGCCGCCGCCGACGCGCTGGACGCGCTGGCCGACCGGCAGCGGCTCGTGGCGGCGCACCCGGCCGCCTtcgcgccgccgcgcccgctgCCGTACGCGGGCGAGCCGCCGGCCGAGCAGGACCGCGCGCTGGCCGAGCTGCTGGGCGACGCGGCGCCGCCCGAGGACGCCGCCGGCGAGGCGCACGCGCGCGACCTGCGCCAGCGCCTCGCGCAGCTGGAGGCGAGCGCGCGCGCGCTGCGCGCCGAGTGCCGCGAGGCCGCCAAGACGCTGGACGCGGCCGAGGCGGAGCTGGTGCGGCAGATGGAGGGGCCGGACGCGGCGTGGGCGGCCGGCGCGCCCGCCGACGAGGACGaggcgccgcgccgcgcgcaGGAGGACTACTACCTGCAGAAGTTCCGCTGCTACGTGTCGTGCGCCGGGCGGCTGGCGCGGCTGGAGGGcaaggcggcggcggcgcgcgagcggctgggcgcgggcgcgcgcgcgccgccgtcGCCGCCGCGGCGCGCGGGCGCAGGCCGGCGCGGGCACTTCGCGGCGCCGCTGGACGAGCGGCTGCCGGGCGTGCTGACGGCGTGCGTGCGCGTCATCGCCACGTACGGGCTGCGGCACCAGGGCGTGTTCCGCGTGTCGGGCTCGCAGGTGGAGATGGCGGCGCTGCGCGCGGCGTTCGAGCGCGGCCAGGACCCGCTGGCCGGCGTGCGCGACGCCAGCGACATCAACTCGGTGTGCGGCCTGCTGAAGCTGTACCTGCGCGAGCTGCGGCCGCCGCTGCTGCCGCCGCAGCTGCAGGAGCGCCTGCTGCGCGTGGCGGCGCTGCCCGACGACGCGGCGTTCGCGCGGCGCCTGCGCGACACGCTGGCCGCGCTGCCGCTGCCGCAGCTGCTGGTGCTGCGCTACCTGTTCGCGTTCCTGGCGCACCTGGCGGAGCACGCGCAGCACAACATGATGGACGAGTGGAACCTCGCCATCTGCCTGGGGCCCACGCTGCTGGCCGCGTGGGGCGAGGGCGGCGCGCAGGTGGCGGCGCAGAACCTCGTCAACGAGCTGGTGAAGCGCACCATCCAGCACCACCTGGACGTGTTCCCGCAGGACATCGCGCCGCACGCGCTGTACCGCCGCCCGCCACCGCCCGCCGACGAGCCCGACGCGCCGGCGCTCGCGCCCGCGCCCGAGCCCGACGCGCCCGACGCGCCCGACGCGCCCGAGGACGAGGCGCGCGACCTGTCGCTGTACGACGAGGACGAGGACGACGACGAGGAGGATGACGACG AGCACGTGGTGAGCGACATCGACGGTGAAGGCGAAGGCGAGGGCGCCGACGCGCTCGCCGGCGCCGCGGCcgacgcgccgcccgccgccgacgCGGCTGACGCGCACGCGGCCGGCGCCGCGTACCGCCGGCCGCCCGTCGTCGACAG CCGCCTGGACAGCACGCCCGACCTGGTGCTGGACCTGCCGGCGCGGCCCGACGCGCGAGCCGACGCGCGGGCCGACGCGCGGGCCGACGCGCGAGCCGACGCGCTGGCGGCCGACACCTTCGCGCACAACCGCGACACGCTCAAGAAGCGGCCCGCGCACAG GTCCGCGGGGGAGAGCGGCGAcgaggcgggcggcgcggggggCGGCGCGGGGGGCAGCCCGGTGCCGGCGCGCAACACGCTGCGCGTGGCCGCCAAGTTCGCGGAGCTGACGCTGACGGGCGGCTCGCTCAAGCCTGCGCTGGCCGCCAAGCCCGCGCTGCTGCGCCGCCCCACGCCGCACCCGCAGcacgcgccgcccgcgcgcgcgcccgccgccgcgcccgcgcccgcgcccgccgacCGCCCGTGA
- the LOC112055452 gene encoding rho GTPase-activating protein 4-like isoform X1 produces MSDSGATTPTLGEAPALDERDLEPRTPMKRLGSTRKLPAYNNIRAQLAEQSRVLEARAEAAAGVAAELSDYCRRRADVEHDYARALDKLARAAAARRDPRREPAPCAARAAWAAALDHARALARDHAALADLYAGPLAARLQRAADDVLRLHRRCRDVLLERHDELAAALADAAALAKAHAAHAADWRQAAGKLRSAHQAREALAAADPPRPKKLKALDKELDKRRARHGEARARALRARADYALGLEAANATLQRYYLDDVADVMLCTEVGFEAVVGRAVRGAGAAEGACADAGRAAAAALLAAADALDALADRQRLVAAHPAAFAPPRPLPYAGEPPAEQDRALAELLGDAAPPEDAAGEAHARDLRQRLAQLEASARALRAECREAAKTLDAAEAELVRQMEGPDAAWAAGAPADEDEAPRRAQEDYYLQKFRCYVSCAGRLARLEGKAAAARERLGAGARAPPSPPRRAGAGRRGHFAAPLDERLPGVLTACVRVIATYGLRHQGVFRVSGSQVEMAALRAAFERGQDPLAGVRDASDINSVCGLLKLYLRELRPPLLPPQLQERLLRVAALPDDAAFARRLRDTLAALPLPQLLVLRYLFAFLAHLAEHAQHNMMDEWNLAICLGPTLLAAWGEGGAQVAAQNLVNELVKRTIQHHLDVFPQDIAPHALYRRPPPPADEPDAPALAPAPEPDAPDAPDAPEDEARDLSLYDEDEDDDEEDDDEHVVSDIDGEGEGEGADALAGAAADAPPAADAADAHAAGAAYRRPPVVDSRLDSTPDLVLDLPARPDARADARADARADARADALAADTFAHNRDTLKKRPAHRSAGESGDEAGGAGGGAGGSPVPARNTLRVAAKFAELTLTGGSLKPALAAKPALLRRPTPHPQHAPPARAPAAAPAPAPADRP; encoded by the exons ACATCCGCGCGCAGCTGGCGGAGCAGTCGCGCGTGCTGGAGGCGCGCGCCGAGGCGGCGGCGGGCGTGGCGGCCGAGCTGTCGGACTACTGCCGGCGCCGCGCCGACGTCGAGCACGACTACGCGCGCGCGCTCGACAAGCtggcccgcgccgccgccgcgcgccgcgacCCGCGCCGCGAGCCCGCGCCctgcgccgcgcgcgccgcctggGCCGCCGCGCTCGACCACGCGCGCGCGCTGGCCCGCGACCACGCCGCGCTCGCCGACCTGTACGCCGGCCCGCTGGCCGCGCGCCTGCAGCGCGCCGCCGACGACGTGCTGCGCCTGCACCGCCGCTGCCGCGACGTGCTGCTCGAGCGCCACGACGAGCTGGCCGCCGCGCTGGCCGACGCCGCCGCGCTGGCCAAGGCGCACGCGGCGCACGCGGCCGACTGGCGCCAGGCCGCCGGCAAGCTGCGCAGCGCGCACCAGGCGCGCGAGGCGCTCGCCGCCGCCGACCCGCCGCGCCCCAAGAAGCTCAAGGCGCTGGACAAGGAGCTGGACAAGCGCCGCGCGCGCCACGGCGAGGCGCGCGCCCGGGCGCTGCGCGCGCGCGCCGACTACGCGCTCGGCCTGGAGGCGGCCAACGCCACGCTGCAGCGCTACTACCTGGACGACGTGGCCGACGTCATGCTGTGCACCGAGGTCGGCTTCGAGGCGGTGGTGGGGCGCGCGgtgcgcggcgcgggcgcggccgaGGGCGCCTGCGCCGACGCCGGCCGCGCTGCCGCCGCCGCGCTGCTGGCCGCCGCCGACGCGCTGGACGCGCTGGCCGACCGGCAGCGGCTCGTGGCGGCGCACCCGGCCGCCTtcgcgccgccgcgcccgctgCCGTACGCGGGCGAGCCGCCGGCCGAGCAGGACCGCGCGCTGGCCGAGCTGCTGGGCGACGCGGCGCCGCCCGAGGACGCCGCCGGCGAGGCGCACGCGCGCGACCTGCGCCAGCGCCTCGCGCAGCTGGAGGCGAGCGCGCGCGCGCTGCGCGCCGAGTGCCGCGAGGCCGCCAAGACGCTGGACGCGGCCGAGGCGGAGCTGGTGCGGCAGATGGAGGGGCCGGACGCGGCGTGGGCGGCCGGCGCGCCCGCCGACGAGGACGaggcgccgcgccgcgcgcaGGAGGACTACTACCTGCAGAAGTTCCGCTGCTACGTGTCGTGCGCCGGGCGGCTGGCGCGGCTGGAGGGcaaggcggcggcggcgcgcgagcggctgggcgcgggcgcgcgcgcgccgccgtcGCCGCCGCGGCGCGCGGGCGCAGGCCGGCGCGGGCACTTCGCGGCGCCGCTGGACGAGCGGCTGCCGGGCGTGCTGACGGCGTGCGTGCGCGTCATCGCCACGTACGGGCTGCGGCACCAGGGCGTGTTCCGCGTGTCGGGCTCGCAGGTGGAGATGGCGGCGCTGCGCGCGGCGTTCGAGCGCGGCCAGGACCCGCTGGCCGGCGTGCGCGACGCCAGCGACATCAACTCGGTGTGCGGCCTGCTGAAGCTGTACCTGCGCGAGCTGCGGCCGCCGCTGCTGCCGCCGCAGCTGCAGGAGCGCCTGCTGCGCGTGGCGGCGCTGCCCGACGACGCGGCGTTCGCGCGGCGCCTGCGCGACACGCTGGCCGCGCTGCCGCTGCCGCAGCTGCTGGTGCTGCGCTACCTGTTCGCGTTCCTGGCGCACCTGGCGGAGCACGCGCAGCACAACATGATGGACGAGTGGAACCTCGCCATCTGCCTGGGGCCCACGCTGCTGGCCGCGTGGGGCGAGGGCGGCGCGCAGGTGGCGGCGCAGAACCTCGTCAACGAGCTGGTGAAGCGCACCATCCAGCACCACCTGGACGTGTTCCCGCAGGACATCGCGCCGCACGCGCTGTACCGCCGCCCGCCACCGCCCGCCGACGAGCCCGACGCGCCGGCGCTCGCGCCCGCGCCCGAGCCCGACGCGCCCGACGCGCCCGACGCGCCCGAGGACGAGGCGCGCGACCTGTCGCTGTACGACGAGGACGAGGACGACGACGAGGAGGATGACGACG AGCACGTGGTGAGCGACATCGACGGTGAAGGCGAAGGCGAGGGCGCCGACGCGCTCGCCGGCGCCGCGGCcgacgcgccgcccgccgccgacgCGGCTGACGCGCACGCGGCCGGCGCCGCGTACCGCCGGCCGCCCGTCGTCGACAG CCGCCTGGACAGCACGCCCGACCTGGTGCTGGACCTGCCGGCGCGGCCCGACGCGCGAGCCGACGCGCGGGCCGACGCGCGGGCCGACGCGCGAGCCGACGCGCTGGCGGCCGACACCTTCGCGCACAACCGCGACACGCTCAAGAAGCGGCCCGCGCACAG GTCCGCGGGGGAGAGCGGCGAcgaggcgggcggcgcggggggCGGCGCGGGGGGCAGCCCGGTGCCGGCGCGCAACACGCTGCGCGTGGCCGCCAAGTTCGCGGAGCTGACGCTGACGGGCGGCTCGCTCAAGCCTGCGCTGGCCGCCAAGCCCGCGCTGCTGCGCCGCCCCACGCCGCACCCGCAGcacgcgccgcccgcgcgcgcgcccgccgccgcgcccgcgcccgcgcccgccgacCGCCCGTGA
- the LOC112055446 gene encoding zinc finger protein 467, translating into MEAGAGVASLAMDCEDMFKEITKKLYGEEASVGVGVGAGAGVGVVGVEFPGVERELQDDELRPEEHITAWGLAALMQNGFPPPGILQPNFAPRTDPTAEDRWTAADEPLAWAHSRVAAYNPAQRLFKCAECDCVGFLARVAEHWLGTHSQARAFACPLAGCGFASGWARAVRQHLARDHRSDPAAADQLLRDNPALDDLTRYLTRLKAKVDAARERRDEPPPEPGKRYACAACPYATDRRDLFTRHENIHRDEKPFHCYLCHKQFNRADHVKKHFLRMHRDQPYDLNRIRRAAKPAAAPAAPPEPRAPPRAERAPLAKAEAKAGAASPVRRKGERRYACCYCAWSGVDNWCLKRHLNTHLKPFACALCEYKAARAERLATHVHKVHNKKACAKCPFLGDDQAALAGHLRDAHAAEARGLRVPGAGPPARAPPAPPAPGPAAAGAPAGRRREARAAGAARLFGYLEASDGSGDEFEAAPLAEPFAPHYARDKENAAPPPLHHAHAMHHDHCLRY; encoded by the coding sequence ATGGAGGCGGGCGCGGGCGTGGCCTCGCTCGCCATGGACTGCGAGGACATGTTCAAGGAGATCACCAAGAAGCTGTACGGTGAGGAGGCGAGCGTGGGCGTGGGcgtgggcgcgggcgcgggcgtggGCGTGGTGGGCGTCGAGTTCCCGGGCGTGGAGCGCGAGCTGCAGGACGACGAGCTGCGGCCCGAGGAGCACATCACGGCGTGGGGGCTGGCGGCGCTGATGCAGAACGGCTTCCCGCCGCCCGGCATCCTGCAGCCCAACTTCGCGCCGCGCACCGACCCCACGGCCGAGGACCGCTGGACGGCGGCCGACGAGCCGCTGGCCTGGGCGCACTCGCGCGTGGCGGCCTACAACCCGGCGCAGCGCCTGTTCAAGTGTGCCGAGTGCGACTGCGTGGGCTTCCTGGCGCGCGTGGCCGAGCACTGGCTGGGCACGCACTCGCAGGCGCGCGCCTTCGCCTGCCCGCTGGCCGGCTGCGGCTTCGCCAGCGGCTGGGCGCGCGCCGTGCGCCAGCACCTGGCGCGCGACCACCGCTCCGACCCCGCGGCGGCCGACCAGCTGCTGCGCGACAACCCCGCGCTGGACGACCTCACGCGCTACCTCACGCGCCTCAAGGCCAAGGTGGACGCGGCGCGCGAGCGGCGCGACGAGCCGCCGCCCGAGCCCGGCAAGCGCTACGCCTGCGCCGCCTGCCCCTACGCCACGGACCGGCGCGACCTGTTCACGCGCCACGAGAACATCCACCGCGACGAGAAGCCCTTCCACTGCTACCTGTGCCACAAGCAGTTCAACCGCGCCGACCACGTCAAGAAGCACTTCCTGCGCATGCACCGCGACCAGCCCTACGACCTCAACCGCATCCGGCGCGCCGCCAAGccggccgccgcgcccgccgcgccgcccgagccgcgcgcgccgccgcgggCCGAGCGCGCGCCGCTGGCCAAGGCCGAGGCCAAGGCCGGCGCCGCCAGCCCCGTGCGGCGCAAGGGCGAGCGGCGCTACGCGTGCTGCTACTGCGCGTGGTCGGGCGTGGACAACTGGTGCCTCAAGCGCCACCTCAACACGCACCTGAAGCCGTTCGCGTGCGCGCTGTGCGAGTACAAGGCGGCGCGCGCCGAGCGGCTGGCCACGCACGTCCACAAGGTGCACAACAAGAAGGCGTGCGCCAAGTGCCCGTTCCTGGGCGACGACCAGGCGGCGCTGGCGGGCCACCTGCGCGACGCGCACGCGGCCGAGGCCCGCGGGCTCAGGGTGCCGGGCGCCGGGCCgccggcgcgcgcgccgcccgcgccgcccgcgcccggcccggcggcggcgggcgcgccgGCGGGCAGGCGGCGCGaggcgcgcgcggcgggcgcggcgcggctGTTCGGCTACCTGGAGGCGTCGGACGGGTCGGGCGACGAGTTCGAGGCGGCGCCGCTGGCCGAGCCGTTCGCGCCGCACTACGCGCGCGACAAGGAgaacgccgcgccgccgccgctgcaCCACGCGCACGCCATGCACCACGACCACTGCCTGCGCTACTAG